In Hyphomicrobiaceae bacterium, the following are encoded in one genomic region:
- the gap gene encoding type I glyceraldehyde-3-phosphate dehydrogenase, translating to MAVKVAINGFGRIGRNVLRAIVESGRTDIKVVAINDLGPVETNAHLMRYDSVHGRFPGKVTVSGDTIDVGTGPIKVTAIKNPAELPHKDLGVQIAMECTGIFTSKEKASGHLAAGAKRVLVSAPADGADLTVVYGVNHDKLTKEHVVVSNASCTTNCLSPVAKVLNDTVGIEKGMMTTIHSYTGDQPTLDTMHKDLYRGRAAALAMIPTSTGAAKAVGLVLPELNGKLDGFAMRVPTPNVSVVDLKFIAKRATTKDEINAAIKAAADGPLKGILGYTNEKNVSIDFNHDPLSSIFHMDQTKVMDGTLVSVLSWYDNEWGFSNRMSDTAVAMAKLI from the coding sequence ATGGCGGTGAAAGTCGCGATCAACGGATTTGGGCGTATCGGCCGCAACGTGCTTCGCGCGATCGTCGAAAGCGGTCGCACAGACATCAAAGTCGTCGCCATCAACGATCTGGGCCCGGTTGAAACCAACGCACACCTGATGCGATATGACAGCGTGCACGGACGTTTTCCCGGCAAGGTCACCGTATCGGGCGACACCATCGACGTCGGCACAGGCCCCATCAAAGTCACAGCCATCAAGAACCCGGCTGAGCTGCCGCATAAGGATCTCGGCGTACAGATTGCGATGGAGTGCACAGGCATTTTCACGTCGAAGGAAAAGGCGTCCGGGCATCTCGCCGCCGGCGCCAAGCGTGTGCTCGTTTCCGCCCCTGCCGACGGAGCCGACCTTACGGTTGTCTACGGCGTCAATCACGACAAGCTCACGAAGGAGCATGTTGTCGTCTCGAACGCCTCTTGCACCACGAACTGCCTGTCGCCGGTGGCCAAGGTGCTCAACGACACCGTCGGCATCGAGAAGGGCATGATGACGACGATCCACTCCTACACTGGCGATCAGCCGACCCTCGACACCATGCACAAGGATCTCTACCGCGGGCGCGCCGCCGCGCTTGCAATGATCCCGACCTCGACCGGTGCGGCCAAGGCCGTGGGACTTGTTCTACCTGAACTGAACGGCAAGCTCGATGGCTTCGCCATGCGCGTACCGACGCCCAACGTCTCGGTCGTCGATCTGAAGTTCATTGCCAAGCGCGCGACGACCAAAGACGAGATCAACGCTGCCATCAAGGCCGCAGCTGATGGTCCGCTGAAGGGCATCTTGGGCTACACGAACGAAAAGAACGTCTCCATTGACTTCAACCATGATCCTCTTTCGTCAATCTTCCACATGGATCAGACCAAGGTCATGGACGGTACTCTCGTGTCGGTCTTGTCCTGGTACGATAACGAATGGGGCTTCTCCAACCGCATGAGCGACACCGCAGTCGCCATGGCGAAGTTGATCTAA